The following coding sequences are from one Clostridioides difficile ATCC 9689 = DSM 1296 window:
- the rpoC gene encoding DNA-directed RNA polymerase subunit beta' — MFELNNFESIKIALASPEKIRQWSRGEVKKPETINYRTLKPEKDGLFCERIFGPQKDWECHCGKYRRVRYKGVVCDRCGVEVTKSKVRRERMGHIELAAPMSHIWYFKGIPSRMGLLLDMSPRSLEKILYFASYVVVDPGETGLNEKQLLTEKEYRTALEKYGYTFTVGMGAEAVKTLLQNIDLEQQSKDLRAELKDSTGQKKVRTIRRLEVVEAFKKSGNKPEWMILDAIPVIPPDLRPMVQLDGGRFATSDLNDLYRRVINRNNRLKRLLELGAPDIIVRNEKRMLQEAVDALIDNGRRGRPVTGPGNRPLKSLSDMLKGKQGRFRQNLLGKRVDYSGRSVIVVGPELKFYQCGLPKKMALELFKPFVMDKLVKEGYAHNIKSAKSIVEKVKPEVWDVLEDVIKSHPVLLNRAPTLHRLGIQAFEPILVEGKAIKLHPLVCTAYNADFDGDQMAVHVPLSVEAQAEARFLMLSVNNILAPKDGSPITTPSQDMVLGCYYLTIEAQDGAKGTGMVFKDFNELLLAYYNKSVHLHALVKLKVTLEDGRSSLVESTVGRFIFNENIPQDLGFVDRKENPFALEVDFLADKKSLGKIIDKCFRKHGNTETAELLDYIKALGFKYSTLGGITVAVDDMSVPEEKKVFIAEAEAKVDKYEKAYRRGLISDEERYEKVIETWTETTDKVTDALMGGLDRLNNIYIMAHSGARGSKNQIRQLAGMRGLMANASGKTVEIPVKSNFREGLSVLEYFTSSHGARKGLADTAIRTAESGYLTRRLVDVSQDVIVREIDCGTEDTTEIYAIKEGNEVIEEIYDRIVGRYTIDPILNPETGEVIVEADSMIQEDEAETIVALGIEKIRIRTVLNCKTNHGVCSKCYGRNLATGKEVNIGEAVGIIAAQSIGEPGTQLTMRTFHTGGVAGADITQGLPRVEELFEARKPKGLAVITEVSGRVEIDETGKRKEVNVIPEEGETQTYVIPYGSRLKVKQGQMLEAGDPLTQGFINPHDIVRVNGVKGVQEYIVKEVQRVYRLQGVDVNDKHIEVIVRQMLSKVKVEDPGDTDLLPGGYEDVLTFNECNKDAIDKGLRPAVAKRVLLGITKASLATDSFLSAASFQETTRVLTEAAIKGKEDHLIGLKENVILGKLIPAGTGMKKYRNIAVEKIED; from the coding sequence TTGTTTGAATTAAACAATTTCGAGTCGATAAAAATAGCATTGGCTTCTCCAGAAAAAATAAGACAATGGTCTAGGGGAGAAGTTAAAAAGCCAGAAACTATAAATTACCGTACTTTAAAACCAGAAAAAGATGGTCTTTTCTGTGAAAGAATATTTGGACCACAAAAAGACTGGGAGTGCCACTGTGGTAAATATAGAAGAGTTAGATATAAAGGTGTAGTTTGTGATAGATGTGGAGTAGAAGTAACTAAATCAAAAGTAAGAAGAGAGAGAATGGGACATATAGAGCTAGCTGCTCCTATGTCTCACATCTGGTACTTCAAAGGTATACCAAGTAGAATGGGACTTTTACTTGATATGTCACCAAGATCGTTAGAAAAAATATTATACTTTGCCTCATATGTGGTAGTTGATCCAGGAGAGACTGGATTAAACGAAAAACAATTGCTTACAGAAAAAGAATACAGAACTGCTCTTGAAAAGTATGGATATACTTTTACTGTAGGAATGGGTGCTGAAGCTGTAAAGACATTACTACAAAATATAGATTTAGAGCAACAAAGTAAAGACCTAAGAGCAGAGTTAAAAGATAGTACAGGGCAGAAGAAAGTTAGAACAATAAGAAGATTAGAAGTTGTAGAGGCATTTAAAAAGTCTGGAAATAAACCAGAATGGATGATTTTAGATGCAATACCAGTAATACCACCAGATTTAAGACCAATGGTACAACTTGATGGTGGAAGATTTGCGACTTCAGACCTAAATGATTTATATAGAAGAGTTATAAATAGAAACAATAGACTTAAAAGATTATTAGAGCTTGGAGCTCCAGATATAATTGTAAGAAATGAAAAAAGAATGCTTCAAGAAGCTGTTGATGCATTGATAGATAATGGTAGAAGAGGTAGACCTGTAACAGGACCTGGAAATAGACCACTTAAATCTTTATCAGATATGTTAAAAGGTAAGCAAGGTCGTTTCCGTCAAAACTTACTTGGTAAGCGTGTTGACTACTCAGGACGTTCTGTTATAGTTGTTGGACCAGAACTTAAATTTTATCAATGTGGACTTCCAAAGAAGATGGCATTAGAATTATTCAAGCCATTTGTTATGGATAAATTAGTTAAAGAAGGTTATGCACATAATATAAAAAGTGCGAAATCTATAGTAGAAAAAGTTAAGCCAGAAGTTTGGGATGTTTTAGAAGATGTTATAAAAAGTCATCCAGTTCTTCTTAACCGTGCACCGACTCTACATAGATTAGGTATACAAGCATTTGAACCAATCTTAGTTGAAGGTAAGGCTATAAAACTACATCCTCTTGTATGTACAGCTTATAATGCAGACTTTGATGGTGACCAAATGGCAGTTCATGTACCTTTATCAGTAGAAGCACAAGCAGAAGCAAGATTCTTAATGCTTTCTGTAAATAATATACTTGCTCCTAAAGATGGTTCACCTATAACTACTCCATCTCAGGATATGGTTTTAGGTTGCTATTATCTAACAATAGAAGCCCAAGATGGAGCTAAAGGAACAGGTATGGTATTTAAAGACTTTAATGAACTATTACTTGCTTATTACAATAAATCAGTTCATCTACATGCATTAGTGAAACTTAAGGTAACACTTGAAGATGGAAGAAGTTCATTGGTTGAAAGTACTGTTGGTAGATTTATATTTAATGAAAATATACCTCAAGACTTAGGTTTTGTAGATAGAAAAGAAAATCCATTTGCACTTGAAGTTGATTTCTTAGCAGATAAAAAATCTCTTGGTAAAATAATAGATAAATGCTTTAGAAAACACGGAAATACAGAAACAGCTGAATTACTAGATTATATAAAAGCTCTAGGATTTAAATATTCTACATTAGGTGGCATAACAGTTGCTGTTGATGATATGAGTGTCCCAGAAGAAAAGAAAGTATTTATAGCTGAGGCAGAAGCTAAAGTTGATAAGTATGAAAAAGCATACAGAAGAGGTCTAATCTCTGATGAAGAAAGATATGAAAAAGTTATAGAGACATGGACAGAAACAACTGATAAAGTTACTGATGCTCTTATGGGTGGACTAGATAGATTAAATAATATATATATAATGGCACATTCAGGAGCCAGAGGTTCTAAAAACCAAATTAGACAGCTGGCAGGTATGCGTGGTCTTATGGCAAATGCATCTGGTAAAACAGTTGAGATACCAGTTAAATCTAATTTCCGTGAAGGTTTATCAGTACTAGAATACTTTACATCTTCACATGGTGCCAGAAAAGGTCTTGCCGATACAGCTATACGTACAGCTGAATCTGGATATTTAACAAGAAGACTTGTTGATGTAAGTCAAGATGTTATTGTAAGGGAAATAGATTGTGGAACAGAAGATACTACAGAGATTTATGCTATAAAAGAAGGAAATGAAGTTATAGAAGAGATATATGATAGAATTGTAGGAAGATATACTATAGACCCTATATTAAATCCTGAAACTGGAGAAGTTATAGTTGAGGCTGATTCAATGATACAAGAAGATGAAGCAGAAACTATAGTAGCTTTAGGAATTGAAAAAATTAGGATAAGAACAGTTCTTAACTGTAAAACTAATCATGGAGTTTGTTCTAAGTGTTATGGTAGAAACTTGGCAACAGGAAAAGAAGTTAATATAGGTGAAGCAGTTGGTATAATAGCAGCTCAATCTATCGGTGAGCCGGGTACTCAGCTTACAATGCGTACATTCCATACTGGAGGAGTTGCAGGAGCTGATATAACTCAAGGTCTACCAAGGGTTGAAGAATTATTTGAAGCTAGAAAACCAAAAGGATTAGCTGTAATAACTGAAGTATCTGGTAGAGTTGAAATTGATGAAACAGGAAAGAGAAAAGAAGTAAATGTAATACCAGAAGAAGGCGAGACTCAAACATATGTAATTCCATATGGTTCTAGATTAAAAGTTAAGCAAGGTCAAATGCTAGAGGCTGGAGACCCTCTAACACAAGGATTTATAAATCCTCATGATATAGTAAGAGTAAATGGTGTTAAGGGAGTTCAAGAATATATAGTTAAAGAAGTTCAAAGAGTGTATAGACTTCAAGGGGTTGATGTTAATGATAAGCATATAGAAGTTATAGTAAGACAAATGCTATCTAAAGTAAAAGTTGAAGACCCAGGAGATACAGATTTATTGCCAGGTGGATATGAAGATGTATTAACATTCAATGAATGTAATAAAGATGCTATAGATAAAGGTCTAAGACCAGCAGTTGCTAAAAGAGTTTTACTTGGTATAACTAAAGCATCTCTTGCAACTGATTCATTCTTATCAGCAGCTTCTTTCCAAGAAACAACAAGAGTATTAACAGAGGCAGCAATAAAAGGTAAAGAAGACCACTTAATAGGACTTAAAGAAAATGTTATATTAGGTAAGTTAATACCAGCAGGAACAGGAATGAAGAAATATAGAAATATAGCTGTTGAAAAAATTGAAGATTAA
- a CDS encoding SDR family NAD(P)-dependent oxidoreductase produces MEKLQGKIAVVTAATKGIGLASAEILAKNGATVYLAARSEELANEVINKISAEGGCAKFVYFNAREEETFTSMIEEVVKKEGKIDILVNNFGSTNPSLDKDLVTGDTDNFFDTVNTNLKSVYLPCKAAIPHMIKNGKGSIVNISSIGSVLPDLSRIAYCVSKAAINSLTQNIATQYAKDNVRCNAVLPGLIATKAALDNMSPEFIKEFLKHVPLNRIGEPDDIAKAVLFYASDDSSFITGDLLEVAGGFGLPTPQFADNILG; encoded by the coding sequence ATGGAAAAATTACAAGGAAAAATTGCAGTAGTTACTGCAGCAACAAAAGGTATTGGATTAGCATCAGCAGAGATATTAGCAAAAAATGGAGCAACTGTGTACTTAGCAGCTCGTTCAGAAGAATTAGCTAATGAAGTTATAAATAAAATAAGTGCAGAAGGTGGTTGTGCTAAGTTTGTTTACTTTAATGCTCGTGAAGAAGAGACCTTTACCTCAATGATAGAAGAGGTAGTTAAAAAAGAAGGTAAGATAGATATACTTGTAAACAATTTTGGTTCAACAAACCCTTCTCTTGACAAAGACCTTGTAACTGGAGATACAGATAATTTCTTTGACACAGTAAATACTAATTTAAAAAGTGTGTATTTACCATGTAAAGCAGCAATTCCTCATATGATAAAGAATGGAAAAGGAAGTATAGTAAATATATCAAGTATAGGTTCAGTATTACCTGATTTATCTAGAATAGCTTACTGTGTATCAAAAGCAGCAATCAACTCATTAACTCAAAACATAGCTACACAATATGCTAAAGACAATGTTAGATGTAATGCTGTACTTCCAGGGCTTATTGCAACTAAAGCAGCATTAGACAATATGTCTCCAGAGTTCATAAAAGAATTTTTAAAGCATGTTCCTTTAAATCGTATAGGGGAACCAGATGATATAGCAAAAGCTGTTCTATTCTATGCTAGTGATGACTCATCATTTATAACAGGGGATTTACTTGAAGTTGCAGGAGGATTTGGTTTACCTACTCCACAATTTGCAGATAATATATTAGGATAA
- the rpoB gene encoding DNA-directed RNA polymerase subunit beta, with product MPHPVTIGKRTRMSFSKIKEIADVPNLIEIQVDSYEWFLKEGLKEVFDDISPIEDYTGNLILEFVDYSLDDKPKYDIEECKERDATYCAPLKVKVRLINKETGEIKEQEVFMGDFPLMTERGTFVINGAERVIVSQLVRSPGVYYAEERDKTGKRLISSTVIPNRGAWLEYETDSNDVISVRVDRTRKQPVTVLLRALGIGTDAEIIDLLGEDERLSATLEKDNTKTVEEGLVEIYKKLRPGEPPTVESASSLLNALFFDPKRYDLAKVGRYKFNKKLALCYRIMNKISAEDIINPETGEVFVKAGEKISYDLAKAIQNAGINVVNLLMDDDKKVRVIGNNFVDIKSHIDFDIDDLNIKEKVHYPTLKEILDGYSDEEEIKEAIKSRIKELIPKHILLDDIIASISYEFNIFYNIGNIDDIDHLGNRRIRSVGELLQNQVRIGLSRMERVIKERMTVQDMEAITPQALVNIRPVSAAIKEFFGSSQLSQFMDQTNPLSELTHKRRLSALGPGGLSRERAGFEVRDVHHSHYGRMCPIETPEGPNIGLINSLGTYAKINEFGFIESPYRKFDKETSTVTDEIHYLTADEEDLFVRAQANEPLTEDGKFVNHRVVCRTVNGAVEMVPESRVDYMDISPKQVVSVATAMIPFLENDDANRALMGANMQRQAVPLVRREAPIIGTGIEYRAAKDSGAVVVARNSGIAERVTADEIIIKREDGNRDRYNLLKFKRSNSGTCINQTPIINKGDQIIKGDVIADGPATDLGEVALGRNCLIAFMTWEGYNYEDAILINERLVKEDRLSTIHIEEYECEARDTKLGPEEITRDIPNVGDSAIKNLDDRGIIRIGAEVDSGDILVGKVTPKGETELTAEERLLRAIFGEKAREVRDTSLKVPHGESGIIVDVKVFTRENGDDLSPGVNELVRCYIAKKRKIKVGDKMAGRHGNKGVISRVLPEEDMPFMENGTPLDIILNPQGIPSRMNIGQVLEVHLGLAAKTLGWYVATSVFDGANEYDIMDALEEAGYPRDGKLTLYDGRTGESFDNRITVGYMYYLKLHHLVDEKLHARSTGPYSLVTQQPLGGKAQFGGQRFGEMEVWALEAYGAAHILQEILTVKSDDVVGRVRTYEAIVKGENIPEPGIPESFKVLIKELQSLCLDVKVLTDEDQEIEVRESVDEDDTIGEFELDVVNHMGEVEESNIIEEIEDDFAENAEDEDIENLEEFTEDDLFEEEIDFDSDDFDM from the coding sequence ATGCCACATCCTGTCACGATAGGTAAAAGAACTAGAATGAGCTTTTCTAAAATTAAGGAAATAGCTGATGTGCCAAATCTTATAGAAATTCAAGTAGATTCCTATGAGTGGTTTTTAAAAGAAGGTTTAAAAGAAGTGTTTGATGATATTTCACCAATAGAAGATTATACTGGTAATCTTATATTGGAATTTGTCGACTATTCTCTAGATGATAAACCAAAGTACGATATAGAAGAGTGTAAAGAGAGAGATGCTACATATTGTGCACCTCTAAAGGTTAAGGTAAGACTTATAAATAAAGAAACAGGTGAGATAAAAGAACAAGAAGTGTTTATGGGTGACTTCCCTTTAATGACAGAAAGAGGAACTTTCGTTATAAATGGAGCAGAAAGAGTTATAGTAAGTCAATTAGTTAGATCTCCTGGTGTTTACTATGCGGAAGAAAGAGATAAAACAGGTAAGAGATTGATTTCATCTACTGTAATTCCTAATAGAGGAGCATGGTTAGAATATGAAACAGATTCTAATGATGTAATATCTGTAAGAGTTGATAGAACAAGAAAACAACCAGTTACAGTTTTACTTAGAGCTTTAGGAATAGGAACAGATGCAGAGATAATTGACCTTTTAGGAGAAGATGAGAGATTATCTGCTACATTAGAAAAAGATAATACTAAGACAGTAGAAGAAGGTCTTGTAGAGATATACAAAAAATTAAGACCAGGTGAACCTCCTACTGTAGAAAGTGCATCATCTTTATTAAATGCTTTATTCTTTGACCCAAAAAGATATGACCTAGCAAAAGTTGGTAGATATAAATTCAATAAGAAACTTGCTTTATGTTATAGAATAATGAATAAAATTTCAGCAGAAGACATAATAAATCCAGAAACTGGAGAAGTATTTGTAAAAGCTGGAGAAAAAATAAGCTATGATTTGGCTAAAGCCATACAAAATGCAGGTATAAATGTAGTAAATCTACTAATGGATGATGATAAAAAAGTTAGAGTTATAGGAAATAATTTTGTGGATATTAAGTCTCACATTGATTTTGACATAGATGATTTAAACATAAAAGAAAAAGTACATTATCCAACTTTAAAAGAAATTTTAGATGGATATAGTGATGAAGAAGAAATAAAAGAGGCTATAAAATCAAGAATTAAAGAACTTATACCAAAACATATATTATTAGATGATATAATAGCTTCAATAAGTTATGAGTTCAATATATTCTATAATATAGGAAATATTGATGATATAGATCACCTAGGAAACAGAAGAATAAGATCTGTAGGTGAATTGTTACAAAATCAAGTTAGAATTGGTCTTTCAAGAATGGAAAGAGTTATAAAAGAAAGAATGACGGTTCAAGATATGGAAGCTATAACGCCTCAAGCGTTAGTTAACATAAGACCAGTTTCAGCTGCAATAAAAGAATTTTTTGGTAGTTCTCAGTTATCTCAGTTCATGGATCAAACAAATCCTCTATCTGAGTTAACGCATAAGAGAAGATTATCAGCCCTTGGGCCTGGAGGTCTTTCAAGAGAAAGAGCTGGATTCGAAGTGCGTGACGTTCACCATTCACACTATGGTAGAATGTGTCCAATAGAGACTCCAGAGGGACCAAATATCGGTCTTATAAACTCTCTAGGAACTTATGCAAAAATAAATGAATTTGGATTTATAGAATCACCATATAGAAAATTTGATAAAGAAACATCAACAGTTACTGATGAAATACATTATTTAACTGCTGACGAAGAAGATTTATTCGTAAGAGCTCAGGCAAATGAGCCATTAACAGAAGATGGTAAATTCGTAAACCATAGAGTTGTTTGTAGAACTGTAAATGGTGCTGTTGAAATGGTTCCTGAAAGTAGAGTAGATTACATGGATATATCTCCTAAGCAGGTTGTATCTGTTGCCACTGCTATGATACCTTTCTTAGAAAATGATGATGCCAACCGTGCCCTTATGGGAGCGAACATGCAGCGTCAGGCAGTGCCTCTAGTTAGAAGAGAAGCACCAATTATAGGAACTGGTATAGAATACAGAGCAGCAAAAGACTCTGGAGCAGTTGTTGTTGCTAGAAATTCTGGTATAGCAGAAAGAGTAACAGCAGATGAAATAATTATAAAAAGAGAAGATGGAAACAGAGATAGATATAATCTACTTAAGTTTAAACGTTCAAACTCAGGTACTTGTATAAATCAAACACCTATAATAAATAAGGGTGACCAGATAATAAAAGGTGATGTTATAGCAGATGGTCCAGCAACTGATTTAGGAGAAGTTGCACTTGGAAGAAACTGTCTTATAGCATTCATGACTTGGGAAGGTTATAACTACGAGGATGCTATATTAATAAATGAAAGATTAGTTAAAGAAGATAGATTATCAACAATTCATATAGAAGAATATGAATGTGAAGCTAGAGATACAAAACTAGGGCCAGAGGAAATAACTAGAGATATACCTAATGTTGGAGATAGTGCAATTAAGAACTTAGATGACAGAGGTATAATAAGAATAGGTGCAGAAGTAGACTCAGGTGATATATTAGTTGGTAAAGTAACTCCAAAAGGAGAAACTGAACTTACTGCTGAAGAAAGATTACTTCGTGCAATATTTGGAGAAAAGGCTAGAGAAGTTAGAGATACTTCACTTAAAGTGCCTCATGGTGAATCTGGTATAATAGTTGATGTAAAAGTATTTACTAGAGAAAATGGAGATGATTTATCTCCAGGAGTAAATGAATTAGTAAGATGCTATATAGCTAAAAAGAGAAAAATAAAAGTTGGAGATAAAATGGCTGGTCGTCATGGTAATAAAGGGGTTATATCAAGAGTATTACCTGAAGAAGATATGCCATTCATGGAAAATGGAACACCACTAGACATAATACTTAACCCACAAGGTATACCATCACGTATGAACATTGGTCAGGTTTTAGAAGTTCATTTAGGACTTGCTGCTAAGACATTAGGATGGTATGTAGCAACATCAGTATTCGATGGTGCTAATGAGTATGACATAATGGATGCTCTTGAAGAAGCTGGGTATCCTAGAGATGGTAAATTAACTTTATATGATGGTAGAACAGGTGAGTCTTTTGACAACAGAATAACTGTTGGATATATGTACTACTTGAAACTACATCACTTAGTAGATGAAAAACTACATGCAAGAAGTACTGGACCATACTCATTAGTTACTCAACAGCCACTAGGTGGTAAAGCACAATTTGGTGGACAAAGATTTGGAGAGATGGAGGTTTGGGCTCTGGAAGCATATGGAGCTGCTCACATACTTCAAGAAATACTTACTGTTAAGTCTGATGACGTTGTAGGTCGTGTTAGAACATATGAAGCTATAGTTAAAGGTGAAAATATACCTGAACCAGGAATCCCAGAATCATTTAAGGTTCTTATAAAAGAACTTCAAAGTTTATGCTTAGATGTAAAAGTATTGACAGATGAAGACCAAGAAATAGAAGTAAGAGAATCTGTGGATGAAGATGATACAATAGGTGAATTTGAGCTAGATGTTGTAAATCATATGGGAGAAGTTGAAGAAAGTAATATAATAGAAGAAATTGAAGATGATTTTGCAGAAAATGCAGAAGATGAGGATATAGAGAATTTAGAAGAATTCACTGAAGATGATTTATTTGAAGAAGAAATAGATTTTGATAGTGATGACTTTGATATGTAA
- the rpsG gene encoding 30S ribosomal protein S7: MPRKGNIPKREVLPDPMYGSKVVTKLINNLMVDGKKGKSQRIVYDAFAIVAEKTGEEALEVFNKAMDNIMPVLEVKARRVGGANYQVPIEVRPERRQTLGLRWLVKYTRARGEKGMVEKLAKEIMDAANNTGASVKKKEDTHKMAEANKAFAHYRW, encoded by the coding sequence ATGCCAAGAAAAGGTAATATTCCAAAAAGAGAAGTTTTACCAGATCCTATGTATGGGAGTAAGGTAGTTACTAAATTAATAAATAATCTAATGGTAGACGGAAAAAAAGGAAAGTCTCAAAGAATAGTTTATGATGCTTTCGCAATTGTTGCTGAAAAGACAGGAGAAGAAGCTTTAGAAGTATTTAATAAAGCAATGGATAATATAATGCCTGTTTTAGAAGTAAAAGCAAGAAGAGTTGGTGGGGCAAACTACCAAGTGCCAATCGAAGTTAGACCTGAAAGAAGACAAACATTAGGTTTAAGATGGCTAGTAAAATATACTAGAGCTCGTGGAGAAAAAGGAATGGTTGAAAAGCTAGCTAAAGAGATAATGGACGCAGCTAACAACACTGGAGCTTCAGTTAAGAAAAAAGAAGATACTCATAAAATGGCAGAAGCTAATAAAGCATTTGCTCATTACAGATGGTAG
- the rpsL gene encoding 30S ribosomal protein S12: protein MPTINQLVRKSRKALEKKSTAPALQKGYNSLNKKVTDASAPQKRGVCTSVKTVTPKKPNSALRKVARVRLTNGIEVSAYIPGEGHNLQEHSVVLIRGGRVKDLPGVRYHILRGTLDTAGVDKRRQSRSKYGAKRPKEAKK, encoded by the coding sequence ATGCCAACAATTAACCAATTAGTTCGTAAAAGTAGAAAAGCGCTAGAGAAGAAATCTACTGCTCCAGCATTACAAAAAGGTTACAACTCTTTAAATAAGAAAGTAACTGACGCTAGTGCCCCACAAAAAAGAGGGGTTTGTACTTCAGTAAAAACAGTTACTCCTAAGAAGCCTAACTCAGCTTTAAGAAAAGTTGCCAGAGTTAGATTAACTAATGGTATAGAAGTTTCTGCTTATATACCAGGAGAAGGACACAACTTACAAGAGCATAGTGTTGTTCTTATAAGAGGAGGAAGAGTAAAAGACCTTCCAGGGGTTAGATACCATATACTAAGAGGTACTCTAGATACAGCAGGTGTTGATAAGAGAAGACAATCAAGATCTAAATACGGTGCGAAGAGACCTAAAGAAGCTAAAAAGTAA